The sequence gtTTTCCACATATTAATGAACTAGATTCAAATACTGTAAAACATGAATACAATCATAATCTaaagttaaaacaaattttatactAAGATCTATATCAGTGAACAATTCACTACAAATGTTCAAGGCAGGGaggaatttgtttaaaattacaaGCTAGGATGTGTTTGTACATACACATGGTGCTCCCCAACCCTAACCTgtccagccagcatgggttcatgaaaggcaagtgctgcctgaccaacctcatcttctatgactgggtgaccctcctggtggatgagggaaaaaggctgttgatgtagcCTACCTAGAtgtcagcaaagcctttgacatggtctcccacagtattctcctggagaagctggcagcccatggcttggacagatacactctttgctgggttaaaaactggctggatggccggacccagagagtggtggtgaatggagtgaaatccaggtGGCAACCGTCACCGTTGGTGTTCCCCAAGCatcagtgttggggcccatcctctttaatatctttatttatgatttggatgagggaattgaatgcaccctcagcaagtttgcagatgataccaagCTGTGGGGAAGTGTCACTCTgctggagggcaggaaggccctgaagagggacctggacaggttgggtcGATGGGCAGGGGCCAATGGGATGAgattcaacatggctaagtgctgggtcctgcactttggtcacaccaaccccatgcaatgctacaggcctgggggagagtggctggaaagctgtgcagagaagagggatttgggggtgctgaatgatgcttgcctgaacatgagctggcagtttgcccaggtggccaagaaggctaacagcatcctggcttgtatcaggaacagtgtggacagcaggaccagggaggtgatcgtccccctgtactctgctctagtgaggccacacctcaagtactgtgttcggctttgggcccctcactacaagaaagacatcgaggccctggagcatgtccagagaaggactacGGAGCTCGTAAAGGGgctggaacacaagtcctgtgaggagcggctgagagaaatgggggtgtttagtctggagaagaggaggctcaggggaacagagcattttgctctctacaactacctgaaaggaaggtgtgggcaGCTGGGGATCAACCTCTTCTTACAGATAACCAATGACAGGagtagagggaatggcctcaagttgtgccagagaaagttcaggttggaaactaggagaaatttcttctcagaaagagcagtcaggcattggaacaggttgccgagggaggtggtggaatcactgtccctggggatgtttaaggaaaggttggatgtggtgctttgggacatggtttagtgggtgacattggtagtagggggatggttggaccagatgatcttgagggtgttttccaaccctaatgattctatgatacagAGAGTGACAGGATATCATCAGATCCCTGACTCAAGATAAATTATATtccatacaaaacaaaactgaatcaTTAGAGGTGAAATCTGAGAAACTAAGAAAGAAACCACCTCTATAACACTATAGCAAGACCACTAATATTTGTGACAGATACAAGTTTGTAGCTTTATACAATGTACATAACAGTCAAGATCCTGATATCAACAATTCTTAACCAAGAATAGAAATGCTACAGAGATAATTTAGATGGTCTGCCCTTCAACAATTAATAGTCACACTTGgtcaaaaagcagcaaaaaaaaaaaaaaaagcctttcaatAATTTTTAAGCCAACTTAAGAtctattctttaatttaaaatttaatcacTTACATTAAAGTCTGTAGCTTACACAAAAAAGAGCATACAGCATGAATGGATTCTCACAGGAAAAAAGCTGATGGAAAACCTGTGTCTCATTTACTTACCTGTCCTTGCTGCAATGAGATGTGTTGCTTTGTCAGGATCATCAGCACTTAGTACTAGATTCTTCACAATTTTAGctccaagtgctgtagcatgGTAGTGTTCCCGTGTTTTCTCAATAGGGAAGTTTGTTGGGTATAGTCCACTAAATATTATGGTCACATCTGCCAAAACTTTACTTTTCAGCTCTGGTACTATTTTTCTGATGTCTGGAATTTCCTCAATCTcttttttcaggtatttatcATACTTGGTATAATAATCGGTGTGAACCCGCACAAGGATCTCTTCGAGGTATATTAAATGATCATCATCATCGGtatcatcttcctcctcctcttcctccataCTCTGGTCTAAGGACTCACCCATTGTAATTCCAGACTGTTCACTATTCTGAGactctgtttctgcttctttcttgtcTGCACACCCATTTCCTAAATCAGAAATGCTTTCCTGTTCACTTTCTTCTTGTGCTTCAAGATCAGTTTTGTCATGAATATTTTCACTAGGTAGAGATTGTGTGTCCCCAGAGTGGTTCACCTGACCATCCTTTTTCTCACTTGCATCAGGGCAACTTCCTTGCTGTACATTTTCATCCTGCAGAGGTTGTTTGGATTTCTTCCAACTTCTCTTTTCCTCGTTCTCACTATCTGATACAGAAATGGGCGACTTTCTGGTATCCAATCCACCATCACTTTCACTGTCACTAGAAAGTTCAAAGTCTAAATCActtgttgttttctcttgggtttgctgtttttctaacACTGTCCTATcaacttcttcagaaaaattcGTAGATTCCTTCGTACTTGACAAATTGTTAGTGACCTCACAGTCTGTTTTGTGATCAGTGCTATCATTTAAGGAGTCCCGGGCATTCACTTTATCACAAGAACTCAAATCTAACACAGATGTTTCACTGCTTACAGAAGTATTTCCATTTGCAGTGCAAGTGTCCTTTGTAGCTTTCTTGAGACCATTGCTTTGTTCTTCTATACATGTTACATTCTTCACTTCTTCAGCATCTTTTGCTGATGTCACTGTTGAATCCTGTGCCTCTGGTTTAGTAGAGTGGTTTactaagacaaaaaaaaggacatacatattttctcagtttttttttttaatcttgactaagcttttatttaaattttccttctgccttaAACATACAGTTGACACACAAAGTTAAGACTTTGCTACGCTCAGTAATAACAACTGACAACTACTCAAAGCTCTTAAGGTATTTCATGTATCAATTATTACTAGAACCAGCAAGCCTAACAAACTTCACTTTTGTAAGGTAGCTATTTAagcagattattattattattattaatcacaGAGGtcataaatcatttttcaaCCTTGCAAACATTGAAGACATGTTCTTGTAGCATGACTTTGGACTACATTTCACGGGAAATCAAACTACTGCAGAggggataaaaacaaacaacaaaaaaaagggcagaattCACTTGAGATGGCCCTGGTCTAGAACCTCAGCTACAAGAACTCCATGGCTTTCatcatttcctgttttcataaccaaaataactgcatttttagaGCTGGAAAGATGTAATATTTTAGCTAGACAAAGATACTGCTTGCTCAAAGTTCATTTGAGGTTCTGATGGAATGCAAGTAAGGTATAATGAactcaaaacagaaaagtagtTTTACGATGTCTTCATCAGATGTCTGAAGACAGAGATAATTAAAGAAGCTGCAGACATCCAAACAGTTGCACTCATATATTCATCAGGAATGTTGGATGAAGTCATCCCACTTTGTCCCTCTTTTCTGTGTGTCCCTGCCCTTTAAATAATGATACCCATCAAGGACAGAAGTTCCACGCCTTGATTCAGCTgcattacattattattatttccatacTGGATATTTCTAGTTCAACGATGAAAAATGGTAtgatattaaacaaaaacacacaaaaacttGGCTAAACTGGTCaaaaagcagttatttcttAGACTTCAcctttcaaatacattttcccCCCAGAACAAATGCTAATTCAACTTTGTCTATGATACTATTGCCAACATCCAAAATAGTACTGCCAAAACTGCACTTTAGCTGCAATGCCCCACCAAGAGGAAAGCTATTAACAATAGTCCAGTTCTACTGAGCTGTTTGCATATGTGCTGCACGAGTACTCAGTCTGTCAACAACAATAAGCCTACAGTTATTCACCTGAGTGAAACAGTGACACTATGAAGACCACCACAATGACTTACACTAATCATGTttggaaagtggaaaaaaaaaaatttacaaattgtttaattacttttcttcttcacttgaATTTCTCTTGATCCAGGAGGTGCATTAATATCTCCTATCCCCTGAAAGTATACGTATTTCTTCACGGTTATCAAATTGGGTGCAAACTTCCAAACGTCCTCTCTGTCATCAATGATACAAACCATGGAATCCCCACATGGGAAGAGATCTCTAAGAGACAAAATAGTTGATAAAATTAATAcagtttagaaataaatacCATTGCTTAAAATAACTATTGCTGAGATTTTGGTTTATTATGTGTATGTCTGCAGGATGTGCAGATATACGAACCTATCAAAACAAATCACCTATATTAAAATTACAGACATCAAAATACAATAGTCAAGCTAattaaagttaataaaaacagctgtttttaaacCCTTATCCCAAAGGCCAGAAGCAAGAACCAACAAGCTTGAGCAAGAGCGAAATGTTACATTTCAGTCTAGTTTTCACAGTTTACATTGACAAACAGCCCCAAGCCAACTATCACACAAATAATACACTATCTATATAAGTagaaaaaagacaagaacagttttaaaagagTAGAGCCATTCAATCCATgacaaaagaagcaagaagTTACTAATATTTATATCAACCACAAGGAGTAGTGACCAAgatatataaatgcatatgaaaaaacatagcaagaaaagaaagaagcttcTCATCTGCTACAGTCTGATGAGGAGCACACAACTGTTTTTAATCTAGcttcatgaaataaatatttgtcttttagAAAAAAGTCTTTATCCTATAATAAAGATAATAACGATCTATGATTAGAACCTGAGTTTAGACTAGAGTATGAATGGATGACCTAATTTCAAAGGAAgtaacaaacaagaaaacaccaCTGCAGAACAGAATGTACAGGATATTTTAAAGCCAAAAGACTAGCTATGCATGTTTGAACTAACATCAAACTGAGAATTTcgaagtaattaaaaacatgcaataTACAAGTCATTACACAAGTCTACAAGCAATAAAATGGCAATATAGTTattacaagaataaaaattaagtgaaaaataacatGCAATTGCTTCACATACTTGTTGTTCCAGTGCCAGAGAATACATTAAATAGATGAAATGCTGCAAAGCATAACATCTTGGTTTTACTGAGGCAGTGTTGATATTTAAGAGGCAGATAAGGAAGCACTATAAATGAGCTAAGTACAGAGGGAGtaaatttaattaaactgaCAGTATTCTCTCTTTGTTATGTTATGTTTAAAACATAAGACCCATATACGTACCTAAGATTCCCAGTTTTAGAAAATGGATCAATACATTCATCCCTTGACAATATCCGATGGGAAAATAGTTTCTTTTCAGGGTCCAGAAATCCTTTTGGAAGAAGATGGCACAAGGTCAATACTCAAGACACTTGTTCCTTTGTAACTGTTCTATATAATTCACCTATTTTAATCTGTGCAAAGGCAGTTTAACAATCAGACAATTTTAAGGTAAGAGATTATATAGAGAGTAAAAGGTAAATACAGTGCATCATATATTCCCACTAATGCAGTgggattcattttaaaaatctcatttcattttctttcaatgtaGCAACAAATTTGATGTGAAAATAACTAATTTGTGACATCCAAACAGATTAGGCTGAAAGATACAGCAGGTGATAGATACACACTCTTTTTGTAACTTACATTTAGACCTCAAGAGTAGTTTTTTTGCTCGTCTTTAAAACTAAATGCTCTCCCTAGCTCATTATGCCTAGGGACTGCAGAGAAGTCTCACAAGATTTGGCAGTGTGCTGCAATACTTAAGCACAATGGGCAAGTTAAGGGATGGTTTTAGCTGGAGCTCTAGCATTTGTAGGTTTTAAGTTGTACCTCTAATGCTACTTTAATACATTCACATATAATGAATATATCTCAgaattctttgaaatatttaggCTTGGTTGCAGTTAGTTGTCTGACtatactcttaaaaaaaaaaaaaaaggaaaaaagaaacaagagaagcTGTGCTAGCAGACtttaaagtaaagtaaaatacCATTATTTAGGAGAATGGTGACTTAGGTGtacaaacacacatgcacatgcttCTGAACCTATCCTCAAATAATGAAGTTTATCTTCACGAACAGATGTCACAGCTACATAATTGCATGCTAACTGGGATCTGTAATTTCACCAAATTTACTCTGAAGCAAGCATTAACTTCTCACTATTCTTATAAAAATACAAGGCAGTCAATACTTACTTAGGAAcaatttttaagtttttattttattttattaaatggtGGCCATCTTATAGCCAGAAGCAGAGTTCAGAATGACTACTGACTCTAGGGAcccacattttctttcagggaGCTTTGAGATTTTCCACACACATCCAACTCCTTTTTAGAAGTCCAGCTCCCAAGGGGTATGTTAAGTTGggtcttcagaaacagaaggtataaatgaaaaataataataaaaaaaaaaagtagtcacTTCTGCAAGGTTGATCctgtatgtatttaatattaCTGTGGAATTGGAATAACTTAAAACccataaaagcaagaaaattccGAGTTAAGGACAGAGGTTCAACCTTAACTCACCCGACTATGCTTAAGAATTGCTGCAAACTCGTAGAATCATCCCCTGTAGTGAGACCCTTGCAGTACCTAGGCATAATGAATTGAGAGAATTAGCTACAAAGATTTATTGCCGTAAACACAGATATTTTGACAAACTACATTAGCTGTCATACAAGTTGCTGTTCTCCCCAGCCAGATTCTCTTCTGCTAATTATCTGAATACAGAGAGAGTCCCTACAGTAAAGTGGACTGGAAGGTACTGATTAAATGGCAGAACCAAAATGAGGCATTTAACTGCAGTGTTGTTTagcaaaaactgtttaaaaaaatggaaattgaatAAGAAATTCCAAACACAGAAGCCCTTCTTACTGCTACGGATTACAGATGAAATAGTGTTCTAGAGCTATCCAGGTTGGCTTTAGTAAAGACTTGCCAAATGTAGTAATTCCTCTGCCTCCCCTCACCTCCCAATTCACTGAAAATACACTGAGGATATGCGTAACCAGAGACCCACAAACATCTAAGCCCATCTTAAAAGAGGTGGGTCTTTCAAAACTAAGATATTTGAATACCAATATGAACAGATAGTACTGGTCTTGTAAGTAACTTCTTTAAATGtcttaaattgttttcttttggatgtTGCTTAACAAATCAAATCAATAGACAcaaatgttaatgttttcatgtttcatgGAAATGGCAAATAACATttatcacactttttttttccccccaatagAATGTTAATATCtgctttaaatctttaaatggGCTACACTGGCTATTCTATGCAAGAGCAAATGATGCCTAGTGGCTAGATCATATACTGTCATTTAAAGTATTAACTTCTATTTGCAATCATAAGCCAATTAAAACACaagtctgaagaaataaaaactttagattaaaaataagtagATGTGGACATGCCCTCTAAGATAAAGAACTTAAGTCTtagttattgttttatttagaaaaaaagctaTACTGCTTTCAGTAACAAAAAGAACTGGGAAACCCCCATTATGAAAGACTAGCACCCTTAAAATACAAGTCTTTCAACATTTCAGTGTGAAAAGATTTAGAATTTGATGACAGCATACTGGGTGTTAACCTTTATTATTAAAGCTGCAAGTTTCAAATGGATAATACTTTGCAAAGTattggtgtttttctttaagaaatgttaATACAGACTGTCAAAAAAGTTTTTAGATGCCACTTTTTTTTGTGGGGGCATTTTGCTGCAAATTTCTATGACTTGGGAAAGATAAAACGTTatcaaatacacagaaatagcAGAAATGTTTCCAAGATGTGCTATtaacttcatttcatttattactATCCTTTTCCCACCACCAcatcctaaaataaaattatagtcACAGCCTGCTGCTTTAGTGTcagttctgaattttatttaattggAGAAGCATCAGTTTGCTCGACTCATTCCAGCAGAAGGataaatgttaattaatttCACAGTTTGTAAGCATGCttagaagaataaaaactttTGTAGAAGTCAAAATGATTGGTCAAAACTTGCTGTTTCAAATCAAAACTGACACCTTCTACTTATTCTGATAAATAGAGGAAGTGTGCTTTTAAATAGTCTCAggtttcctgaaaacaaattgaAGACCCTGTCATTATCCTGTGACTACCATATTACTTGGGACTATTCAGTAGACTTACCTAGCAAAGACTATTCCTCCcaattgtttgttttggagtACCTCAGACTGTATATACAGACTTATCAAGCTGCATTTTGTATAAACCTCAGAAAACCAGACTTgtaaacaagttaaaaataaacaaatcccaACATACAAgacaatttcaaaattaagtaGCTCATTCTGGGGAAGTATCAAATCTTAGAGAAAGGTTGAGATGAATAGTAATTCCAAATAGAAGTGATGTAACACTAAGATCCAATATAAATCTGAagaagcctttttaaaaaaatcatcttattTAGAACTTTTGAAGAAACTAGTCACTTTCCGTTCTGTTTAGGTCCTATGGTAGAACAAGGAAGGAACTGTTGATCTTTCAACAGCATTTAAGATGTTCAGATCAAGTAGCACTATGGACTGTCTGCTATTCAGATCTTGCTCCTCTGCGCTACTGGGGGGGGAGAGCTAAAAGCAGGTGAGTGGGGGcaaaggtgtttttaatttgcttttagtttcttactGCTCTAGTCTTTTAGCAATACACAAATTATATTAAATCTCCTTATGTCGAGTGGTATGCCCATGACAGTAATTTGTGAGTCATCtccctgtcctcatctcaacccttgaaccctctttttcaacagattttctccccctcttcctttgCTGGAGGTGGCGGGGAGCACTTGTAGTGTAGTTTAGCCACCCATTATGGCATTGGGGTGAAGTCAACACAGAACCCAAAATTCAATGGCATAAACTTTTACATGCTGCTGATGTCATTATTAAAAGATAATTAACTTCtcatatgcagaagaaaaaattaaattggtCAAAATAATCATAGAGAAGAGAAATACTACAGGAACTTCTGGATTTGAAAATCCAGAAGTTTCATGGATGTACAAGATACCACTTTGCAAGTACGTCAAATTAAGAAAGGGCTTATGATAAATGACTTCTTCAGACAAATCGTATTTACAAATATCTGCTAACCCCACTTAACAGCTGACAGGAGTCAATGGGGGTAGTAGAAAAGGACTGATTTGATGTCATCTAGTttaaaaatgagggaaaagcaTTCCAGGACATGGAAGCAGTAGCTCAGTTCacagatttcacagaaaaacagactgtATATAGAATTGCTGAGAAAATAAGTATGGACCTCACAAAAAGATTCCTGGCATTTTGTTACAAGTCCTTCCTTTATGTAGCATGGGGATAATGGTAAAATATCAAGCCTACAACTTCCTATGAGAAATCATTTAACCAATACTGCCATCAGGTGGTCTGCATATgtattaacatatatatatttctctcaCTGCATCTTGGTTATGCAGGTGAGCGAGCACATGGACCCAAGGATGTATTAACTGTATCTCCATACCATCATATTTCAGCAGAAAGTATCATTATCACTGCAAAAAAAGTAATCCACTTGTGTTTCAAATGCTTCTGATGAGGTTAGACAACTTCATGAAAGCATGCAGAAGCCTGGAGATGTCAGGAAGCTGTAATAGCCTAGCATGCTCATATTTTAGCTACTTCCTCTATGAAGCAGATGGTGCAGGTCAAGTATGATTCCCTCAAAGAGACCTGTCACGCAGTTAAGCATGGGGACTGTAGGATAAACAAAACTTTAGCTCAGAGATTAGAATAAGCAAACAGAACCAAATCACACATTCAGAGAACAGCAATCATTAGTTAATAGTAAGTGCTTTCTTATCTCTAcacttcattctttttcctgagTCTGAAGCATATGTGGTATGCATCTTCAGACTTTAGGCCATAGGCAAATTTTGCCAAGCAAGTCCATTTCAAGAAGATTGGCCATCCGCTTTCTTAATATCAGTTATTTAGATctattataaaagaaaaactaagtCCAATTTTGCTAAAAGAAATAACCACACTCCACATTAAGGAAGACACTAAGGTGCAACAGTGCTGTGCATTAGCAGTACACAACATATAATCCATCAGTGAGAATGACAAAGCTTTAGGAAGAACTTCAAACAACTCAGTCAATATTGAATAACAAACATCCACTTGGATGGGCAGGAGAGGACATGACTCTCCTGAACTTTGTTTTGAGAAGGAGAACTAGTTGGAGACCACAAATAGGAATCACTTTCTGACTATAACAATCTCTTATATTTGTTATTATAAGCATTTTCTTATATTGGCATATTTAACATGCGTGAAGAATTATCTAATTAGACAATTCCTTACTAAGACCTAAGACAAGCTAACTAGGATAGTTAGCTCTATTTTGAAAGTTTGCTTTCTTGCCAAATGGCTATTTTTCATTGTGATAGTATTGCTCACAGCACTCATGGCAAAAtgacacacaaaaagaaaagatgttaaAGACAACTGAAGTAGATGGGTAGGGTGAGCTAGGTGAAATTGAAGAGCAGCAAGTATAGGTTGACATGCAGAGCCACAACCTAAAAACATTGTTAATCATACTGTCTGAGTTACAGGCTGTTAATAAAGAGAAATCTGAGGTGAAAATGATGTTCTATCAAGAAGACTAAAGataaagttcctttttttttttttttttaaaaaagtttaaatgtgGTCACACCCCTAACACTACCTTGATCCATACACTTGTGTAACAGGGTAGATTGCTTTTATGTATGTTGGaagagcaaaacatttcatGCAATGATCCACACCATAGACTATTACTGCTATAAACTTTAGAATTTAAGTGGAAATTTTCAGTTACAAGGACAAAACGTGAGTTTTTGAGAATACATGAAAATACCTTTAGATCCCTCCCTTAGCCCTCTATTAAGTGCATCACAACTCCAGGacacaaacaaaacttctttaACTTGATACAGAGCAAGCTTCCTCTAGTGAAGGGAAACAGTAGGTttctcccctgctccccctctcccctgAAGGAGATAGTTCCATAAAAATCTCAACACAGAACTGTAGTTTTAGATTTCTAAGATAAGTAATGTTGCATATAATTATTAAATTCCATCAACAAAATATCTTACTTAATTCAATAGGAAGACAGTAAGGCAGTAATTGTCGTGCTACAATCTGTCCCTAACTAATCAGGGAAGTAATAAAAAGCAtgtctggttaaaaaaaaaaaagactattattGGCCATACATGCGTAGTGCCTAAATTCCAAGACAAGAATTCTGCTTAGAGACAGACTATTTAGGAAGTGTTTTCACAAAACCAAAGAACAaatacttg comes from Aythya fuligula isolate bAytFul2 chromosome 2, bAytFul2.pri, whole genome shotgun sequence and encodes:
- the CTDP1 gene encoding RNA polymerase II subunit A C-terminal domain phosphatase; its protein translation is MKGLCAECGQDLTQIQSKNGKQNVPLSTATVSMVHSVPELKVSSEQAEQLGREDQQRLHRNRKLVLMVDLDQTLIHTTEQHCQQMSNKGIFHFQLGRGEPMLHTRLRPHCKEFLEKIAKLYELHVFTFGSRLYAHTIAGFLDPEKKLFSHRILSRDECIDPFSKTGNLRDLFPCGDSMVCIIDDREDVWKFAPNLITVKKYVYFQGIGDINAPPGSREIQVKKKINHSTKPEAQDSTVTSAKDAEEVKNVTCIEEQSNGLKKATKDTCTANGNTSVSSETSVLDLSSCDKVNARDSLNDSTDHKTDCEVTNNLSSTKESTNFSEEVDRTVLEKQQTQEKTTSDLDFELSSDSESDGGLDTRKSPISVSDSENEEKRSWKKSKQPLQDENVQQGSCPDASEKKDGQVNHSGDTQSLPSENIHDKTDLEAQEESEQESISDLGNGCADKKEAETESQNSEQSGITMGESLDQSMEEEEEEDDTDDDDHLIYLEEILVRVHTDYYTKYDKYLKKEIEEIPDIRKIVPELKSKVLADVTIIFSGLYPTNFPIEKTREHYHATALGAKIVKNLVLSADDPDKATHLIAARTGTEKVRQAQDCKDLHVVNPDWLWSCLERWDKVEEQLFPLKDDYIKTHRENSPATFPDTHSTFQTALFHPTPIHPKSQPGPEVRLYDPNTGKLIRKGSQTSGQPMYIQSPAPPITLPVHGEHSSFRVVQPHQQQIFEEDDLPASGNEEQPGPSKRKRQPSMSETMPLYTLCKEDLESMDKEVDDILGEGSDESDSEKKKPEKEGEKPQISATETVGMKTDQRPGSSSSSSSSSSEKSLTSSVPRGHKRKLDEDDAASESSKESSNEDEEGSSSEADEMAAALEAELNDFM